tttggttgaatgtaatgaagataaaaaatagttgatcttatggaatgatatgtaaataaataaatactcaaaagaattatgtttacagttcaattattttcagaataatactacataaaaatgtgtttaccaatggacaaataatcgcgTCAATGACATAGCGCGCATGGTAACGTACGCGAAGTTGAATCGTGGCAATAACAATGGAGTCAACTCTCGGTAACCCTAGTTTTAGTGTTAGAGGTGCAATAGTGTTTGGTGGTCCAATAGTGCTTGGTGGTGCATTAGTGCTTGGTGGTGCAATAGTGCTTGGTGGTGCAATAGTGCTTGGTGGTGCAATAGTGCTTGGTGGTGCATTAGTGCTTGGTGGTGCATTAGTGCTTGGTGGTGCAATAGTGTTTGGTGGTGCATTAGTGCTTGGTGGTGCATTAGTGCTTGGTGGTGCAATAGTGTTTGGTGGTGCATTAGTGCTTGGTGGTGCATTAGTGCTTGGTGGTGCAATAGTGCTTGGTGGTGCATTAGTGCTTGGTGGTGCATTAGTGCTTGGTGGTGCATTAGTGCTTGGTGGTGCAATAGTGCTTGGTGGTGCAATAGTGTTTGGTGGTGCATTAGTGCTTAGTGGTGCAATAGTGCTTGGCAGTGCAATATAGTGCTTGGCGGTGCAATGGTGCTTGGTGGTGCATTAGTGCTTGGTGGTGCAAAAGTGTTTGGAGGTGCAATAGTGTTTGGTGGACGCAGGCAGTCAATACTTGTTCTTGTTATCTCTTTATACTTTTTCTTCAAAACTTACCATCGCTTGATATCAACCAATCCATATCCCTGTCATGTATTCCTTTATCATCTAATttttctataataaataattaatataaatttgtatttaaaagagTATGATGATATTCTGAGTATGTATGGgcttaatttaataatatatgtaatCAGATTGATGTAATTGTTGAACAATGTTTCTAACCTTTTTCGAAGAGGTCTTTATCAGCAATGTGTTCAGTGAGAACTTCCCCATACTGCCTCAGGTTATTAATAAGTCTCTCATACAAGTCACGGTCATCTCTTCCTCCTCGAATGCTTCCACAGAAATAGATTTTCCTTGTCATTCTGATCATGGAAGGAGGCCCTCTAACTGCTGAatgaaaaatgaatgaaataaaatatcttttatttttagtacACCCTACTActatctagcctaggcctagtataataTAAGTATACCACCTCCTCGGCGGCTCTTCTACCTAACTCTACCTCTGACAATTGGTAAATAGTAATTATAGTTTAAGATTAAACTAGTCTTAATTCTGGaatctttattctttatttaatcGATTACTTAAACTTTTAAACAACACAAAATGCATATTAAACATACCTTTTCTCAATACAGTAAATGTGATCACAAATTCCGCGCGAAAATGTAACGCTTGAACAAACAGAAACAATTTTTGCTGCCCTCTACCGCCATTACATACACGCGAGACGAGTAACAAAGGTCATACGCTAGTTTAAAATGGCAAAAGCGGGATTTCAAAGTAGTCAAGAAATGTTGATTGATAAAACATGTTTTGTCAAATTTTCCGGCCATGTTGCCCCTTACATTAGGGCAACGTTAGTTAAGGAGGTAATGAAGTATCTTTTGTACCATTGTCATCAAATACAAATGccatttgaacaaataaaatacgACTTGGAGTCACCCAAAAAGGTAGGTTCAGCAGCATCATCCCGCTAACAATACGCGTAGTAAGAAAGCGGATACTCCGGCGGTAGGCGCAATCctcagtaggcctagctagtctagGAGGCTAGTTGAACTACGTATATAAAAAGCCTAGGCTAAATTAGATTTTCAACAAAGTTTTCACTAAAACTAAGgctaatgtaggcctagctaggtgtACTACTAGAGACTAGagtctaggcctacctaggtcTATTATTAAACATAGGAAGAAATATTTCCtctctctaggcctaggcctagccttctagtactagtaggctaggcctattcttagtattgttttcttttatgaGTGGGGTTGATGGTGTacagaaaattaaacaaaagataATGACACATTTTGAAGTTAAATTAGACATGGCCTTGTCCTGCCTAGTCCTACCTAGGTGCCTCAATAAAATAGCTCCTACTCCTAGGCTGTATTGTTAGTATTAGTCCTAGGTCTAGCTCTAGGCATATATTTATAGAATAGTAGTTCGAGcttatttatacttttaaattaaGTTATGATATAGCCGGGCAAGTCCTACTCCTACTTGGCCAATACCAATAATATAagagaataataatacagtgtACTACTGTACGAAGAAGTAGTAGCCCaagatagtactactactgtacttgtTCAAATTCTAAATAGTTaacacctttaaaaaaaaaacaatcactATAATAAGAAAAGCACTCAGTCAGGTCTTTAGGAAATAGTAAAATTTAATTGTTAGGCCTGTCATTAAGTATTACTGTTAAAGCCTATTAAATAATTAGTAGGCTTGGCTAagaatttaatataaatgtttggtGCAACAGTGctgtttttttctatttattcaAGGATCCTAATTGCAAAAGACCTTTAATGGAAGTTAAGAATGCTAAAAAACTAGTTGCCAACCTTGAAGAAATATTTTCACACATCGACATGTTATTCTCAGTGGCTTGCGTTCAACGTTTTGCGATCATTTTTGGCGCAACGATTGTAAGCCCAAAAGAAGTGTACCATATGACTATAGCGGACAACTCCGGTTCTACAGGCGATTCGTTACGGACTAAAACATGTGTACGTACGTTAATGAAAGAACTTATAACATCCGAGGCATTACTGTCAGTTAAAAAAACATCGGGGAAAATTTCACCTCCTACGAAGATGTTCCTTCTCGTCTATGCGCATAGAAATTCGGGAATTGAATGGTTTGTGCCAATTAATTTTACCGGGCCTAAACGAGGTGAGCAGTTTTGGATAAAGTTAGAACATGGAGGCGTTAATATAGAAGATGATGTACCTGCCAATATTGCAGATGATCAAGATCATTTTGATAACGATGATTGGATTTGGTTTAAAGCACCTGTAGATGTTAAAGGATTTCTAGAGAAAGCAACAAATTCTTCCAACATCTTTCAgttatgatgatgtcatagtgATGTCATTAGTGcaattaatatgtttttttatttttatatgataaTATACTGTGAGtgtaatactgtaattacaatGCAAAAATTATCATTCAattgtaaaacataataattatataatatacaggcaAAAAAAAGCAAGCAGCGAAAAGagttactatattttaaaagtgatttaaattattttttatacaagAAGAATATTTGAGATATGATACATCATGATTAGTGTTTAATTTTAACACAGTGTCCAGAAAGTAAtatattttggtgttttttaaaaaacaccaaaaCTGTACCtctttataatatttgttgAAATCTGTAATAGATCATcccaattaataatattatatgtgATTGTATTCAAAATTTAAACTCGTTGTTTAGTACTGTACCACCATAGAAATATTATTTCTAACATCTTTGTTGGTACTCTATGGTACCGTGCCACGCGGTGCACATGGCATGGATgcagtgtatttttttttccttttcaaaaacttttattttttttcattttgtcaaAAACATTACACTTtacaaaatgaaacaaaaaggaAAACCAAAGACGTTTGAGGACGTCACATTATCTCAATCGTCATTCTATCTTTTCTTATCTATTTAAATGTTTGATTATACCAAAATACTTCATCATAATCATTTCTTAGTTTAAAACAGGCTATTATAACACCTTGTGTCAATAATGATTACCAAGTTTTGCATTATCAACTATTATATAACATCTTGTCAATAATGATAACCAAGTTTTGCATTATcaactattatataatatcttgTCAATAATGATAACCAAGTTTTGCATAATCAACTCCTATACCTTGATTTGTATACAAAGTCAAATCCTTTCCCCCATATCCATATTTTTTGACCCAGgttacaaaacaatataagagaaataaatttttcaaatttactAAGGCGTAATATTAAAGTTGCTTGTGGgtgtatttcatttcaattgtTGTTATCTCTTTCTAATAATGGTTCCCATTTTTTAATATGGACATTatacttatttctatttttttgcGATATTATTCTCAACATTTTCTGTAAAGAATACCCATCTTTTAAAGTGAATGAAATTAAGAGGAATTTCATGAATCTTGCATTTATATATATCTCTTAGTAAGAAGTAAATTCATATTAACAAAagttgaatatttatattaaaaaataccaAACCATATgtctatataatttattttaatagtgATGTCTAATTTCCTGAACCAATAAAACACATCATCCCACAATTTAGAAGTTTTCTCACAAGACCGTATTAGATGTTCTACTGTTTCTTTTTCCTTACTACAATTTTGTGCAATAACTCATTTGTAGGAAGAATTCTATGTATAAATCTGAATTGcaggtactgtacagtattttggtATCAAGAGTACATTCATAAGGCATCCTATAAATTAAACTCCAATTAACCTTAACAAGATCAGGCTCAGATTCATTACTCCATTTTCTACAGGCCTTTGGGGTTgtcttaaatatattattgagcAAATCATACACAAAggctgttgttttttttttaaattccattAATTGTAATAAAACTGGCGATTCTCTTGTAGGGCTGGGATTAGCTATTAATTTGTCCCGGTAATTTTGAGAGATAACATTaattaaaccaaaaaaaaaaatgaaattgcaaTTT
The window above is part of the Antedon mediterranea chromosome 10, ecAntMedi1.1, whole genome shotgun sequence genome. Proteins encoded here:
- the LOC140060571 gene encoding MAD2L1-binding protein-like, with the translated sequence MAKAGFQSSQEMLIDKTCFVKFSGHVAPYIRATLVKEVMKYLLYHCHQIQMPFEQIKYDLESPKKDPNCKRPLMEVKNAKKLVANLEEIFSHIDMLFSVACVQRFAIIFGATIVSPKEVYHMTIADNSGSTGDSLRTKTCVRTLMKELITSEALLSVKKTSGKISPPTKMFLLVYAHRNSGIEWFVPINFTGPKRGEQFWIKLEHGGVNIEDDVPANIADDQDHFDNDDWIWFKAPVDVKGFLEKATNSSNIFQL